A stretch of Sinimarinibacterium sp. NLF-5-8 DNA encodes these proteins:
- a CDS encoding M48 family metallopeptidase — MSTFSLRTLCLTTITVLTLAACATSPTGRHQLRLVSDTEMTQMGITAFDELKQKEKLSTDARTNAYVQCVANAITREIGGTWEVQVFDSKEVNAFALPGGKIGVYTGLLKVATTQDQLAAVLGHEVGHVQAGHSAARVSNQMVAQLGVGILAGSTGISPEMIGMGANLLLVLPNSRGDESESDIIGQKLMAQAGFDPAQAVQLWNNMAKASSGAPPQMLSTHPSSDTRIRDLSKNLPNVTPIYQQARAAGKKPGCTP, encoded by the coding sequence ATGAGCACTTTTTCCCTTCGCACGCTGTGCCTGACCACGATCACCGTCCTCACCCTCGCCGCCTGCGCAACCTCGCCCACCGGGCGTCATCAGCTCCGCCTGGTGTCGGATACCGAAATGACCCAAATGGGCATCACCGCCTTTGATGAGCTGAAACAAAAAGAAAAACTCAGCACCGACGCGCGCACCAATGCCTATGTGCAATGCGTGGCCAATGCCATCACCCGCGAAATCGGCGGCACCTGGGAAGTGCAGGTGTTCGACTCCAAAGAAGTCAACGCCTTTGCCCTGCCCGGCGGCAAGATCGGCGTTTATACCGGCCTGCTCAAGGTGGCGACCACCCAGGATCAACTCGCCGCCGTCCTCGGCCACGAAGTGGGACATGTTCAGGCAGGCCATTCTGCCGCGCGCGTTTCCAATCAGATGGTGGCGCAGCTGGGGGTGGGCATTCTGGCGGGCTCCACCGGCATTTCGCCGGAGATGATCGGCATGGGCGCCAATCTGCTGCTGGTGCTGCCCAATTCGCGCGGGGACGAAAGCGAATCCGACATCATTGGCCAAAAGTTGATGGCACAGGCGGGATTTGATCCGGCGCAGGCGGTGCAACTGTGGAACAACATGGCCAAGGCCAGCAGCGGCGCCCCCCCGCAGATGCTGTCCACCCACCCTTCATCCGATACCCGCATCCGCGATTTGAGCAAAAACCTGCCGAATGTGACGCCGATCTATCAGCAGGCTCGCGCCGCCGGCAAAAAACCCGGGTGCACGCCGTAA
- the pdxH gene encoding pyridoxamine 5'-phosphate oxidase has product MPQYTKNPPLLESHVDPDPIRQFEHWFADAERAQLIDPNAMTLASVDANGQPSARIVLFKGLYQQQFTFYTNYQGRKGHELAQNPSVALVFWWGALERQIRIEGQAQPLPRAVSAEYFHSRIRESQLGAIASRQSAVIESRDALDAHYAAVAAQYANGEQIPLPDHWGGYGVTAQRIEFWQGRLGRLHDRLRYTRAPGGWTLERLEP; this is encoded by the coding sequence ATGCCGCAATACACCAAGAATCCCCCCCTGCTCGAAAGCCATGTTGACCCCGACCCGATCCGCCAGTTTGAACACTGGTTTGCCGACGCCGAGCGCGCGCAACTGATCGACCCCAACGCGATGACGCTGGCCAGCGTCGATGCCAACGGCCAGCCATCCGCGCGCATCGTGCTGTTCAAAGGGCTGTATCAGCAGCAATTCACCTTCTACACCAACTACCAGGGGCGCAAAGGCCATGAGCTGGCACAAAACCCCAGCGTCGCGCTGGTGTTCTGGTGGGGCGCGCTGGAGCGACAAATCCGCATCGAAGGCCAGGCCCAGCCACTCCCGCGCGCGGTATCGGCAGAGTACTTCCACTCGCGTATCCGCGAATCGCAACTCGGCGCCATTGCCTCGCGCCAAAGCGCCGTGATCGAAAGCCGCGACGCACTGGATGCCCACTACGCCGCCGTGGCGGCGCAATACGCCAATGGTGAGCAAATCCCGCTGCCCGATCACTGGGGCGGCTATGGCGTCACCGCCCAGCGCATCGAGTTCTGGCAAGGCCGTCTGGGACGGCTGCACGATCGCCTGCGCTACACGCGCGCGCCCGGTGGCTGGACGCTGGAACGCCTGGAACCCTGA
- a CDS encoding Dps family protein — protein MAKKEKTTAVPKKAAKATRAAVEATPRIDIGIDQTTRGQIADALSHLLADEYTLYLKTHNFHWNVTGPMFNTLHLMFEQHYLEAATAVDSIAERIRALGFPAPGTYKAYAALSSIEETDGVPEWRDMVVDLVQGHEACVRTARGAFPIVERAADEPSADLLTQRMQVHEKTAWMLRSLLE, from the coding sequence ATGGCCAAGAAGGAAAAGACTACTGCTGTGCCCAAAAAGGCAGCCAAAGCGACCCGTGCTGCCGTCGAAGCGACGCCGCGGATTGATATTGGCATCGACCAGACGACGCGCGGACAGATCGCCGATGCGCTCAGTCACCTGCTGGCCGATGAATACACCCTGTACCTGAAAACCCACAATTTTCACTGGAACGTCACCGGGCCGATGTTCAACACCCTGCATCTGATGTTCGAGCAGCATTACCTGGAAGCGGCCACGGCGGTGGATTCGATTGCCGAACGCATCCGCGCGCTGGGTTTTCCCGCGCCGGGAACCTATAAAGCCTACGCCGCGCTGTCCAGCATCGAAGAAACCGATGGCGTGCCCGAATGGCGCGACATGGTGGTTGATCTGGTTCAGGGGCACGAAGCCTGTGTCCGCACCGCGCGCGGTGCATTCCCGATCGTCGAGCGTGCTGCCGATGAACCCTCTGCCGATCTGCTGACCCAGCGGATGCAGGTGCATGAAAAGACGGCATGGATGCTGCGCAGCCTGCTCGAATGA
- a CDS encoding CBS domain-containing protein produces the protein MAEEMTVRNFMASSLLTFRPDMDVMEAIHILTQREFSGAPVLDDLGNVIGVLSSKDCMKVALNASYHGNRGGSVSDFMSREVTTVEADMSILEIAKMFADRPQRRYPVMEDNRLVGIITRSNVLRAIDQLNQNSNA, from the coding sequence GTGGCAGAAGAAATGACGGTGCGCAATTTCATGGCCAGCAGCCTGCTGACGTTTCGACCCGATATGGATGTCATGGAAGCCATCCACATTCTCACCCAGCGCGAGTTTTCCGGGGCGCCGGTGCTGGATGATCTGGGCAACGTCATTGGGGTGCTTTCTTCCAAGGACTGCATGAAAGTGGCGCTCAATGCCAGCTATCACGGCAATCGCGGCGGCAGCGTGTCTGATTTCATGAGCCGTGAAGTCACCACGGTCGAGGCGGATATGTCGATTCTCGAAATTGCCAAGATGTTTGCCGACAGGCCGCAGCGGCGTTATCCGGTAATGGAAGATAACCGCCTGGTGGGCATCATCACCCGTTCCAATGTGCTGCGCGCCATCGACCAGCTCAATCAAAACTCCAACGCCTGA
- a CDS encoding ABC transporter ATP-binding protein/permease, with product MPRPNRTPEAPDAEHTPPADWRVIRSLWPYLRAFPARIVLAMACLIAAKIASTSLPLVLKHIVDHLDASTRQSPITVPLALLLGYGALRLANVLLGELRDVIFGRVGERAMRRAALAVFEHLHRLDMAFHLSRRTGGLSRDIERGIAGINFLLRFMLFNILPTLLEIALVAGILLFAYGAEFALVTAGAVVIYIGFSIVTTEWRTRFVREANRLDSQANTRAVDSLLNAETVKLFGNAEHEAAQYDRQLAQWERAQQQNRLSLGALNSGQALIVAASLTWMMVLAARGVAAQTMTLGDFVAINAYLIQLFVPLNFLGFVYREIRRALTDMQRMFALLQVQPQVEDGAALLTAQAARGDVVFDRVQFGYEADRTILHGVSLTIGAGKTVAVVGASGSGKSTLARLLLRFYDPQAGRVMLGGQDLREVTQASLRARIGVVPQDTVLFNDTLAYNIGYGRPGASMAEIEQVAALAHLTDFIARLPQGYQTKVGERGLKLSGGEKQRVAIARALLKDPALLIFDEATSSLDSASERAILRALDEVAAQRTTLVIAHRLSTIVDADEIVVLEHGQIVERGRHHHLLAQAGRYAQLWRLQERGDR from the coding sequence ATGCCGCGCCCTAATCGCACGCCCGAAGCGCCCGATGCCGAACACACGCCACCCGCCGACTGGCGGGTGATCCGTTCTCTGTGGCCGTATTTGCGCGCGTTTCCTGCGCGCATCGTGCTGGCGATGGCGTGTTTGATTGCCGCCAAGATCGCCAGCACCAGCTTGCCGCTGGTGCTCAAGCACATCGTTGATCATCTCGATGCCAGCACCCGGCAAAGTCCGATCACCGTACCGCTGGCGCTGCTGCTGGGCTATGGCGCGCTGCGCCTGGCCAACGTATTGCTGGGGGAACTGCGCGATGTGATCTTTGGCCGTGTCGGTGAGCGCGCGATGCGCCGTGCGGCGCTGGCGGTGTTCGAGCATTTGCATCGGCTGGACATGGCGTTTCACCTGTCGCGGCGCACCGGCGGCCTGTCGCGCGATATCGAGCGCGGCATCGCCGGCATCAACTTTTTGCTGCGCTTCATGTTGTTCAACATCTTGCCAACACTGCTGGAAATCGCGCTGGTGGCCGGCATTTTGCTGTTTGCCTATGGCGCCGAGTTTGCGCTGGTCACGGCCGGCGCGGTGGTGATCTACATCGGCTTTTCGATTGTCACCACCGAATGGCGTACGCGCTTTGTGCGCGAGGCCAACCGGCTGGATTCGCAGGCCAACACGCGCGCGGTGGACAGCCTGCTCAATGCCGAAACGGTGAAGCTGTTTGGCAACGCCGAGCACGAGGCGGCGCAGTACGACCGTCAGCTTGCGCAGTGGGAGCGCGCGCAGCAGCAAAACCGGCTGTCGCTGGGCGCGCTCAACAGCGGCCAAGCGCTGATCGTGGCGGCCAGCTTGACCTGGATGATGGTGCTGGCCGCGCGCGGGGTGGCCGCTCAAACCATGACGCTGGGCGACTTTGTCGCCATCAACGCCTATCTGATCCAGTTGTTCGTGCCGCTGAATTTTTTGGGTTTTGTCTATCGCGAAATCCGCCGCGCACTGACCGATATGCAGCGCATGTTTGCCTTGCTGCAGGTGCAGCCCCAGGTCGAGGACGGCGCAGCACTGCTCACGGCACAAGCCGCGCGCGGCGATGTGGTGTTCGATCGCGTGCAGTTTGGTTACGAGGCCGATCGCACCATCTTGCACGGCGTGAGCCTGACCATCGGTGCTGGCAAAACCGTGGCGGTGGTCGGTGCCAGTGGCTCCGGCAAATCCACGCTGGCGCGCCTGTTGCTGCGTTTTTACGATCCGCAGGCCGGGCGGGTGATGCTGGGCGGACAGGATTTGCGCGAGGTGACCCAGGCCAGTTTGCGCGCGCGCATCGGCGTGGTGCCGCAGGACACCGTGCTGTTCAACGACACGCTGGCCTACAACATCGGCTATGGCCGTCCCGGCGCGTCGATGGCCGAGATCGAGCAGGTGGCGGCGCTGGCGCATTTGACCGATTTCATCGCGCGCTTGCCGCAGGGATATCAGACCAAAGTGGGTGAGCGCGGACTCAAACTCTCCGGCGGCGAAAAGCAGCGGGTGGCGATTGCGCGCGCGCTGCTCAAGGACCCGGCGCTGCTGATTTTTGACGAAGCCACCTCGTCGCTGGATTCGGCCTCGGAGCGCGCGATTTTGCGCGCGCTGGATGAAGTCGCGGCCCAGCGCACCACATTGGTGATTGCCCATCGCTTATCGACGATTGTGGATGCCGACGAAATCGTCGTCCTCGAACACGGCCAGATCGTCGAACGGGGTCGCCATCACCACTTGCTGGCACAGGCGGGACGTTATGCACAGTTGTGGCGCTTGCAGGAGCGCGGCGATCGTTGA
- a CDS encoding endonuclease/exonuclease/phosphatase family protein, which yields MHPIQTPSTSDAPATASQLRVLTLNIQVGMPTQQFSQYLTGAWRHLLPSPSARRNLDRIAEFLQDFDLVALQEADAGSLRTAQINQIEYLARRAGFNHWYAAVNRNLGPFAQHALGFISRYPLNDVQHHVLPGAIKGRGVLRAQLQLDGYAPLDLLVSHLALGRKTRTRQFSHLASLVSAQTDTLLMGDLNCAPEELHAHPQLQKLGFRCVQTAPTYPSWKPRRSIDHVLATPGAQVDGGHVLDLSLSDHLPVAAEVTLRRL from the coding sequence ATGCACCCGATTCAGACCCCATCGACCTCCGACGCACCGGCCACGGCATCCCAACTGCGGGTGCTGACATTGAACATTCAGGTGGGCATGCCCACACAGCAATTCTCGCAATACCTCACCGGCGCGTGGCGGCATCTGCTGCCCTCACCGAGCGCGCGGCGCAACCTTGATCGGATTGCCGAATTTCTTCAGGACTTTGATCTGGTGGCTTTGCAAGAAGCCGACGCCGGCAGCCTGCGCACCGCACAGATCAATCAGATCGAATACCTCGCCAGACGAGCCGGATTCAACCACTGGTATGCAGCGGTCAATCGCAACCTGGGGCCGTTTGCCCAGCATGCGCTGGGCTTTATCTCGCGCTATCCCCTGAACGATGTCCAGCACCACGTCCTGCCCGGCGCCATCAAGGGGCGCGGCGTTCTGCGTGCGCAGTTGCAGCTCGACGGCTATGCCCCTCTGGATCTGCTGGTTTCGCATCTGGCACTGGGGCGCAAGACGCGCACCCGTCAATTCAGCCATCTGGCGAGCCTGGTGAGCGCCCAGACCGATACGCTGCTGATGGGCGATCTGAACTGCGCGCCGGAAGAACTGCACGCGCATCCGCAACTGCAAAAGCTGGGCTTTCGCTGCGTACAAACCGCACCGACCTACCCCAGCTGGAAGCCCAGACGCAGCATTGACCATGTGCTGGCCACGCCCGGCGCCCAGGTCGATGGCGGTCATGTTCTGGACTTATCACTCTCCGACCATCTGCCAGTGGCCGCAGAGGTCACCCTGCGGCGGCTATGA
- a CDS encoding ABC transporter ATP-binding protein yields MSARAGEPLLVVRQLRVLHRVGSKLPFIKPRWLRAVEGVNFNLSPGETVALVGESGSGKSTLAKALLGVQAVAGGSISFGGRELVGLAARDWQHLRRDIQMVFQNPQDSINPKLRVRDVIAEPLQAFEPRLPAAQRAERVAQMLRRVGLEAELLEQKAGDLSGGQAQRVAIARALIVQPRLLICDEAISALDLSAQIEILDLLQQIQRDTNLAMLFISHDLAAVRRISHRVMVMYFGRVMEKADAAVLFDTPRHPYTKALLASVPGASAEQRALLLREGPAPDVTVPQTGCLFVERCPMADERCNRSVPHTHTLRDGSAVTCHYVSEDWQPPRG; encoded by the coding sequence TTGTCGGCGCGTGCCGGCGAGCCGCTGCTGGTCGTGCGCCAGCTCCGCGTGCTGCATCGTGTTGGCAGCAAGCTGCCATTTATCAAGCCGCGCTGGCTGCGCGCGGTCGAGGGCGTCAACTTCAACCTGAGTCCGGGTGAGACCGTGGCGCTGGTGGGCGAGTCCGGCTCCGGAAAATCCACCCTGGCCAAGGCGCTGCTCGGCGTTCAGGCGGTTGCCGGCGGCTCGATCAGCTTTGGCGGACGTGAACTGGTTGGACTGGCTGCGCGCGATTGGCAACACCTGCGCCGCGACATCCAGATGGTGTTTCAAAATCCGCAGGACAGCATCAACCCCAAACTGCGGGTGCGTGATGTGATTGCCGAGCCACTGCAGGCGTTTGAGCCGCGCCTGCCTGCGGCGCAGCGCGCCGAACGGGTGGCGCAGATGCTGCGGCGCGTGGGGCTGGAAGCCGAGTTGCTGGAGCAAAAGGCCGGGGACTTGTCCGGCGGCCAGGCTCAGCGCGTGGCCATTGCGCGCGCCCTGATCGTACAGCCCAGGCTGCTGATCTGTGACGAAGCGATTTCGGCACTGGATTTGTCCGCGCAGATCGAGATTCTCGACTTGCTTCAACAGATTCAGCGCGATACCAACCTGGCGATGCTGTTCATCTCACATGACCTGGCGGCGGTGCGCCGGATCAGTCATCGCGTCATGGTGATGTACTTTGGCCGGGTCATGGAAAAGGCCGATGCCGCCGTATTGTTCGATACCCCGCGCCACCCCTATACCAAGGCGTTGCTGGCCAGCGTCCCCGGCGCCAGCGCCGAGCAGCGCGCGCTGCTGCTGCGTGAGGGGCCGGCGCCGGATGTGACCGTGCCACAAACCGGCTGCCTGTTTGTCGAGCGTTGCCCGATGGCGGACGAACGCTGCAATCGCAGCGTGCCGCACACGCACACCCTGCGCGACGGCAGCGCCGTGACCTGTCATTACGTTTCCGAGGATTGGCAGCCGCCGCGCGGTTAG
- the cls gene encoding cardiolipin synthase, with the protein MNTLLTWLFDHATHIGLTLWMAIGIATAAHALLTRRDPRAAWGWIAVCWLFPFAGPLLYFLFGIDRIRTRARRMGLKTVGSPSPAPIEHPFDVRRFADGGSHAIPLWLEQVVRTADTLSKLPLLGGNQVRALFDGEQAYPAMLAAIHAAREWIILDTYIFDNDFVGRAFVTALGDARQRGVDVRVMLDGVGRHYSLFPITRRLRKRGIDVAIFNPLRLLPPALHINLRNHRKLLIVDGRIGFTGGMNIGARHLTQNPQVRAPASDVHFELRGTILEQLAAAFAEDWRACCPRPWQPPVLAATPPGEAPMGAVCRALIGGPNQDHDRIARVLQAAISAASREVMVMTPYFLPPAEMLAELQAAALRGVRVDIILPARNNLPFVHWASRHALEDLLHYGVHIHEQPPPFSHSKLLVVDGVYCQIGSTNLDPRSLKLNFELNVEVYDRALAQTLAAHFNQVLSRAREISIAELQTRSLPTRLRDALFWLFSPYL; encoded by the coding sequence ATGAACACGCTGCTGACCTGGCTGTTCGATCACGCCACCCACATTGGCCTGACCCTGTGGATGGCGATCGGCATTGCCACCGCCGCGCACGCGCTGCTGACCCGCCGCGACCCGCGCGCGGCCTGGGGCTGGATTGCGGTGTGCTGGCTGTTTCCGTTTGCCGGGCCGCTGCTGTATTTCCTGTTTGGCATTGATCGCATCCGCACGCGCGCGCGGCGCATGGGGCTGAAGACCGTCGGCAGCCCGTCGCCTGCACCGATCGAACATCCCTTTGACGTTCGCCGCTTTGCCGATGGCGGCAGCCACGCCATTCCGCTGTGGCTGGAACAGGTGGTGCGCACTGCCGACACCTTGAGCAAACTGCCCTTGCTGGGCGGCAATCAGGTGCGCGCGCTGTTTGATGGCGAGCAGGCTTATCCGGCCATGCTGGCGGCGATCCACGCCGCGCGCGAGTGGATCATCCTCGACACCTACATCTTTGATAACGATTTTGTTGGCCGCGCCTTCGTCACCGCACTTGGCGATGCGCGCCAACGCGGCGTTGACGTGCGCGTGATGCTCGACGGCGTTGGCCGCCATTACTCCCTGTTCCCGATCACCCGGCGCCTGCGCAAACGCGGCATCGACGTGGCCATTTTCAACCCGCTGCGGCTGCTGCCCCCGGCGCTGCATATCAACCTGCGCAATCACCGCAAACTGCTGATCGTGGACGGCCGCATCGGCTTTACTGGCGGCATGAATATCGGCGCGCGCCATTTGACCCAGAACCCGCAAGTGCGCGCGCCTGCCAGCGATGTGCACTTTGAGCTGCGCGGCACCATTCTGGAACAGCTCGCCGCAGCCTTTGCCGAGGACTGGCGCGCCTGCTGCCCGCGTCCCTGGCAACCGCCTGTGCTGGCCGCCACCCCGCCCGGCGAAGCGCCGATGGGCGCCGTTTGCCGCGCCCTGATCGGCGGCCCCAATCAGGATCACGACCGCATCGCCAGGGTGCTGCAAGCCGCCATCAGCGCCGCCAGCCGCGAAGTGATGGTGATGACACCCTATTTTTTGCCTCCGGCGGAAATGCTGGCCGAGCTCCAGGCTGCCGCCCTGCGCGGCGTGCGCGTGGATATCATCCTGCCCGCGCGCAACAACCTGCCGTTTGTACACTGGGCCTCGCGCCACGCGCTGGAGGATCTGCTTCATTACGGCGTGCACATCCATGAGCAACCGCCGCCGTTTTCCCACAGCAAACTGTTGGTTGTGGACGGGGTTTACTGCCAGATCGGCAGCACCAACCTCGACCCTCGCAGCCTCAAGCTCAATTTTGAATTGAACGTTGAGGTGTACGATCGCGCACTGGCACAAACGCTGGCGGCTCATTTCAACCAGGTGCTGAGCCGCGCGCGCGAGATCAGCATTGCCGAGCTGCAAACCCGCAGCCTGCCCACGCGTCTGCGCGATGCCCTGTTCTGGCTGTTTTCACCTTATCTGTAA
- a CDS encoding hexameric tyrosine-coordinated heme protein, protein MADTWLASLITATPQEGFELAITLSRRGVKYTQPDVDTLKKLRPDYANSAEALTAASQVVATNFQTVAAANNYWRK, encoded by the coding sequence ATGGCAGACACCTGGCTCGCATCGCTGATCACCGCAACCCCGCAAGAAGGCTTTGAGCTGGCCATCACACTCAGCCGCCGTGGCGTCAAGTACACCCAACCGGATGTCGATACGCTCAAAAAACTGCGCCCGGATTACGCCAATTCGGCTGAAGCCTTAACCGCAGCTTCGCAGGTTGTTGCAACCAATTTTCAAACCGTTGCCGCCGCCAACAACTACTGGCGCAAGTGA
- a CDS encoding lysophospholipid acyltransferase family protein, translated as MTSPRARFRIPLRASPYRVGLSMLSIQSFTQPLQALLKISPTEALYRRIVTPELEAQFARLPKPVGSFGYDPWGYNEDTAKLALGLSKWLYDHYFRVTAQGLEHIPRQGRALVIANHAGQLPMDGVMLATALVTNPHNPRFARAMVERFFPTVPFLGNFLNSAGAVIGDPLNCAKMLDRDELIIVFPEGVRGSGKPWNKRYQLQRFGNGFMHLAMQHDTPIIPVGVVGSEETMPSLANIKPLAKLLGIPYVPISPPLPLPARMYLNFGEPMVFKGPVESENEVTERVEQVKARITELIDRGLNQRTRIF; from the coding sequence GTGACTTCACCCCGCGCGCGTTTTCGCATACCGTTGCGCGCGTCCCCCTATCGTGTCGGCCTGTCCATGCTCTCGATCCAGTCTTTTACCCAGCCGTTGCAGGCACTGCTCAAAATCAGTCCGACCGAGGCGCTGTATCGGCGCATCGTGACCCCCGAGCTGGAGGCGCAGTTTGCACGCCTGCCCAAGCCTGTGGGCAGCTTTGGCTACGATCCCTGGGGTTACAACGAAGACACCGCCAAACTGGCGCTGGGCTTGTCCAAGTGGCTGTACGACCATTATTTCCGGGTGACTGCGCAGGGGCTGGAGCACATTCCCCGGCAGGGGCGCGCGCTGGTGATTGCCAACCATGCCGGACAGTTGCCGATGGATGGCGTGATGCTTGCCACGGCGCTGGTGACCAATCCGCACAATCCGCGCTTTGCGCGCGCGATGGTGGAGCGGTTTTTTCCCACGGTGCCGTTTCTGGGCAACTTCTTGAACAGTGCCGGGGCGGTCATCGGCGATCCGCTCAACTGCGCCAAAATGCTTGATCGCGATGAGCTGATCATCGTGTTTCCCGAAGGCGTGCGCGGCTCCGGCAAGCCGTGGAACAAGCGCTACCAGCTCCAGCGCTTTGGCAATGGCTTCATGCATCTGGCGATGCAGCACGACACGCCGATCATTCCTGTCGGGGTGGTCGGCAGCGAAGAAACCATGCCGTCGCTGGCCAATATCAAGCCACTGGCCAAACTGCTGGGGATTCCGTATGTGCCGATCAGTCCGCCGCTGCCGTTGCCCGCGCGGATGTATCTGAACTTTGGTGAGCCGATGGTCTTCAAAGGGCCGGTCGAAAGCGAAAACGAAGTCACCGAACGGGTCGAGCAGGTCAAGGCGCGTATCACCGAGCTGATCGATCGCGGCCTGAACCAACGCACGCGCATTTTTTGA
- a CDS encoding SDR family oxidoreductase, whose amino-acid sequence MPNRNDSKKTVLVTGAAGSLAKRVIARLHGRYNVVAVDFRRKVETDADVPSYKVDTYKRGFEDIFRHHKIDAVLHIGRMYAHETGRSRRYNTNVLGTKKLLELCRKYGVGQVLIHSTYYVYGASAYNPALLDENAPLKASELTQDLVDSVELESLAQIYLWKYPELNITILRPCNVLGPGIRNGMSLLLSRRVAPVLMGFAPLMQFLHVDDMADAMVEAFEQNKPGIYNIAPDDWVAYPTAVTQCGCRKLPVLGVPPAVPKMVSTLLNWNAFFPPYLINFFKYPVILDGTLFRTTFDWQPKRSLNDIFSYYRKTKLLG is encoded by the coding sequence ATGCCCAATCGCAACGATTCCAAAAAAACAGTGCTGGTCACAGGTGCGGCCGGTTCTCTGGCCAAGCGCGTCATTGCCCGCCTGCATGGGCGCTACAACGTCGTGGCAGTGGATTTTCGCCGCAAGGTCGAAACCGACGCCGATGTGCCGTCGTACAAGGTCGATACTTACAAGCGCGGCTTTGAAGATATTTTTCGCCATCACAAAATCGACGCGGTGCTGCACATTGGTCGCATGTATGCGCATGAAACCGGGCGCAGCCGCCGCTACAACACCAACGTGCTGGGCACCAAAAAACTGCTGGAACTGTGCCGTAAATATGGTGTTGGGCAAGTCCTGATCCACTCCACCTATTACGTTTACGGCGCCTCGGCCTACAACCCGGCGCTGCTGGATGAAAACGCCCCGCTCAAGGCCAGCGAATTGACCCAGGATCTGGTGGATTCGGTCGAGCTGGAGAGCCTGGCGCAAATCTACCTGTGGAAATACCCGGAGCTGAACATCACCATCCTGCGGCCGTGCAACGTACTGGGGCCGGGGATTCGCAACGGCATGTCGCTGCTGCTGTCGCGGCGGGTCGCGCCGGTGTTGATGGGGTTTGCGCCGCTGATGCAGTTCTTGCATGTGGACGATATGGCCGATGCCATGGTCGAAGCTTTCGAGCAGAACAAGCCGGGCATCTACAACATTGCACCGGATGACTGGGTGGCCTATCCGACTGCGGTGACACAGTGCGGCTGCCGCAAGCTGCCCGTGCTGGGCGTGCCGCCGGCCGTGCCGAAAATGGTGAGCACGCTGCTCAACTGGAATGCGTTTTTTCCGCCCTACCTGATCAACTTCTTCAAATACCCGGTGATTCTGGACGGCACCTTGTTCCGCACCACGTTTGACTGGCAGCCCAAGCGTAGCCTCAACGATATCTTCAGTTACTACCGCAAAACCAAGTTACTGGGGTGA